The Sporosarcina sp. Marseille-Q4943 genome includes the window TGGATGGAATTTCACATATACATCTTTCAATCTCGCTTTGCTCACATGCGTATAGATCTGTGTTGTAGAAATATCTGCATGACCGAGCATTTCCTGGACAGCACGAATATCCGCACCATTCTCAATGAGATGGGTTGCAAAAGAATGACGTAAAATATGCGGCGTCAGTTCTTTTTGTATTCCAGCTTCTAATGCATATCCTTTAATTATTTTCCAACAACCTTGCCGAGTCAAGCGACTCCCCCTCATATTGACAAAAAGCGCGTCTGTTCCGTTCGTTTTTGCAACGAAAATCGGACGTGCTTCCCGTATGTATGCTGTGCATGCTTTCATTGCACCGCCGCCTAGAGGCACAATCCTTTCCTTGCCCCCTTTTCCGAAAACACGGACAAACCCCATGGAAATATGGATATCGTCAACATTTAATCCAATCAGCTCACTGACACGCATTCCGGTACCATAGAGCAACTCCAGCAATGCAATGTCCCTCTTCCCTTGCGGCTTGCTGCTTTCCGGCATTGAAATCAATTTGTCCACTTCCTTGACGGAAAGGACTGAGGGCAATTTTTGCTCAAGTTTCGGCATCTCCAAATGGACAGTCGGATCCTGCGTCGTCACCTTCTCCCGCAAAAGGAACTGATGAAAGGAACGGATGGAAGAAATATGCCTTGCAACCGTCCTAGAAGATTTCCCTAGCTCTTTCAAGCTATGTAAATATTGCAGGATTGCGGAACGATCGATGTCATCAATCGAAGCGACTCCCGCCTTTTCCAATTCGGTCATATAATCAGAAAGGTCTCTTCTGTAGGAAGTGACCGTGTTTTGTGACAGCTGCCTTTCCACTTTTAGAAAATGGATGTAATCTTCCAAAGCAAATTTACTACCCTTCATGTATTTCACCCCTCCAATCAAAAGTGAAGGGCGCCTGCCTAGAAGCGACAGGCATAAGGCGAAACTGCGGCGTGGCGTTTTTTGCCACAGAGCAACTTCGACTTATGACCCGAGCTTCTGGCGCCCGTAGTCTAGATGAAATGACAAAAAGGGACAGCATCATGCCATCCCCATTTCACTTTTTACTGTCATTTCCCGCGGATTTACAACTTTCGCAAATCCCATGGAAGGTCAACCAATGGTCTTTAACATTGAATCCATATCGACTTTCGACAATTTTCTCAACATCACCCAAAAGGTCTTCCTGTATTTCAGCGACTTTTCCACATTCAATGCAAATAAGATGATGGTGAAAACGCGATGCCCCTTCTTGGCGTAAATCATATCGGGAAACACCGTCACCAAAATTAATCTTGTCGACGATTTTCAGCTCCGTCAGCAGTTCCAATGTCCGATAGACAGTGGCAAGGCCGATTTCTGGCGCTTTCTCTTTGACAAGTAAAAAAACATCTTCAGCACTTAAATGATCTTCTTCATTCTCAAGAAGGACCAAGACCGTAGCTTCACGCTGAGGCGTCAACTTATAGC containing:
- the xerD gene encoding site-specific tyrosine recombinase XerD, which codes for MKGSKFALEDYIHFLKVERQLSQNTVTSYRRDLSDYMTELEKAGVASIDDIDRSAILQYLHSLKELGKSSRTVARHISSIRSFHQFLLREKVTTQDPTVHLEMPKLEQKLPSVLSVKEVDKLISMPESSKPQGKRDIALLELLYGTGMRVSELIGLNVDDIHISMGFVRVFGKGGKERIVPLGGGAMKACTAYIREARPIFVAKTNGTDALFVNMRGSRLTRQGCWKIIKGYALEAGIQKELTPHILRHSFATHLIENGADIRAVQEMLGHADISTTQIYTHVSKARLKDVYVKFHPRA
- a CDS encoding Fur family transcriptional regulator, whose product is MESRIERIKKQLHGASYKLTPQREATVLVLLENEEDHLSAEDVFLLVKEKAPEIGLATVYRTLELLTELKIVDKINFGDGVSRYDLRQEGASRFHHHLICIECGKVAEIQEDLLGDVEKIVESRYGFNVKDHWLTFHGICESCKSAGNDSKK